The Chaetodon trifascialis isolate fChaTrf1 chromosome 17, fChaTrf1.hap1, whole genome shotgun sequence genome has a segment encoding these proteins:
- the rragcb gene encoding ras-related GTP binding Cb, with amino-acid sequence MSIQYEEPTLTGSYDVVGSFPKSFGYGVEEPDMEESSTSADKPRILLMGLRRSGKSSIQKVVFHKMSPNETLFLESTNKIYKDDISSSSFVNFQIWDFPGQVDFFDPTFDSEMIFKGTGALIFVIDAQDDYVEALGRLHLTVSRAYKVNPDINFEVFIHKVDGLSDDHKIETQRDIHQRANDDLADASLEKLHLSFYLTSIYDHSIFEAFSKVVQKLIPQLPTLENLLNIFISHSGIEKAFLFDVVSKIYIATDSSPVDMQSYELCCDMIDVVIDVSCIYGLMQDGSGCAYDKESLAIIKLNNTTVLYLKEVTKFLALVCILREESFERKGLIEYNFHCFRKAIHEVFEVGASPQDVSSSRNKLKYAALNGSAV; translated from the exons ATGTCTATTCAGTATGAGGAGCCAACGTTAACGGGGAGTTACGATGTTGTGGGTTCGTTTCCTAAAAGTTTTGGCTATGGGGTGGAGGAGCCGGACATGGAGGAGAGCTCCACATCAGCTGACAAACCCAGGATACTGCTGATGGGACTGAGGCGGAGTGGAAAGTCATCAATTCAGAAG GTTGTATTCCACAAGATGTCCCCCAATGAGACGCTGTTCCTCGAGAGCACCAACAAAATCTACAAGGACGacatctccagcagctccttcgTCAACTTCCAGATCTGGGACTTTCCCGGCCAGGTGGACTTCTTCGACCCCACGTTTGACAGTGAGATGATCTTCAAGGGGACCGGGGCCTTGATCTTCGTCATCGACGCTCAG GACGACTACGTCGAGGCTCTCGGGCGGCTTCACCTCACCGTGTCTCGAGCCTACAAAGTGAATCCGGACATCAACTTTGAGGTGTTCATCCATAAAGTAGACGGTCTGTCAGACGACCACAagatagagacacagagagacattcATCAGAGGGCCAACGATGACCTGGCAGACGCCAGCCTGGAGAAGCTACACCTCAG CTTCTACTTAACCAGCATCTACGACCACTCCATATTCGAGGCCTTCAGCAAAGTCGTCCAGAAGCTCATTCCTCAGTTACCGACGCTGGAGAAccttttgaacattttcatatCT CACTCTGGGATCGAGAAAGCCTTCCTGTTCGATGTTGTTAGCAAGATCTACATCGCCACAGACAGCTCTCCTGTGGACATGCAGTCCTACGAGCTGTGCTGCGACATGATAGATGTCGTCATCGATGTCTCCTGTATTTACGG GCTCATGCAGGACGGCAGCGGCTGTGCTTATGACAAGGAGTCTTTGGCTATCATCAAGCTCAACAACACGACAGTGCTTTATTTGAAAGAGGTCACGAAGTTCCTCGCGCTCGTCTGCATCCTCAGAGAGGAGAGCTTTGAGAGGAAAG gTTTGATAGAGTACAACTTTCATTGTTTCCGAAAAGCCATCCACGAGGTGTTTGAAGTTGGCGCCTCACCACAAGACGTCAGCTCGTCCAGAAACAAGCTGAAGTACGCCGCGCTGAACGGGAGCGCCGTTTAA